In the genome of Chaetodon trifascialis isolate fChaTrf1 chromosome 21, fChaTrf1.hap1, whole genome shotgun sequence, the window CGAGTGGAACTAATGATGCTGGCTTTGTGGTGATCATGTGGGACGCGACTGTGCGTCCTGCCGGGCGAGGACGAGACTGTCTGTGGTCATAACATGGTCGTGTCACCGCCTCTCACAGGTCTGCCCAGACGGAGTCCGAAGTCAGGTCGCAAACACCGAGTTCGGCGGGAGATTTCTGAGACACATCCCGGTCCTGCAGTGGGCCCAACACGCCACCCGTGAGCAGCACCAGCGTCTGAGCCAGTACCCAGGAGCCCACGGCTGGGGGGGGGTCGATTACGCAAGTCagtctctgcttctgctgttttctgtctgattttcacctcatttccaaaaaagttgggactaTAAAGTCAataaatttcatgtttttcattgatttctgttcatatctgctgattgtgaatctgatgcagccaCACgttccagaaacacctgtttggatcgttccacaggtgaacaggctgattggtaacaggtgagaggatcctgattggctgtgaaaggctcagtcgatcacagaGGATGGAGCCAGTTCACCTCTTTGTGTGATGACGGTGTGTTTCCCTGTGGAAAACCGCACATCCTGTTTTTTATGTAATTATAATTTAAATATGCTGATTTTTTTTGAGATGCTTATCGCTGCGATGATggcagcttcctgtctctgcgCCCACACGTCCAGCCTCGGGCTTCCTGTCTTTCAGACCAATCGCAGCGTGTGGGCGGACGCAGATAGAAAAACAATCAGCGGCTCAGCAGCTAAATCTTTCTCTCATGATTCAAGGATTTCGGTGAAAACCTTTAAGACTGTGTTAAATAAGCCTCATCCAGATTAATCCTGTTCTGTGTGTCAACAGCGCTGGTGGaaactctgtctgtcctcaacTCGTCTGCTAACCGGCAGATGCTGGACGACTGGAAGGATGGCGGGAATAAATCCGAGTGCATCCGCTGCGCTGTGGTGGGGAACGGGGGGATACTGAAGGACTcagagagagggacggagaTCGACGGCCATCACTACGTCTTCAGGTAGAGCACGTGACGATCATAGAGGCAGAATATCTGTGAAACACTTTGGGATCAGGACAAGTGTCCTGTGTCAGTACGAATGCAATAAACTGAATCATTAAATATTCAACTATAGAACTTAAAAATCAGCTGTCGTGTTTGTGTTCTCATCGGTGACCTTCAGGACCAACGGGGCAGTCATTAAGGGCTTTGAGCGGGACGTGGGCTCTCGCACCACCCACTACACCTTCTCCACCAACACACTGATGAACTCCATGAGGAGCTACCGGAGCGTCGGGTACAGAGGGCCGCCTCAGTCTAAGGTCAGGACAGTCTTTCCTCCACAAAACGCTCAGATGGTGACGTGAAAGGAGGCCTGACACGTCCCGCTCTGCCGCTCTCCAACAGGAAACACGATACGTTTTCCTGCCGGATCACGACCGGGACTACCTGCTGATGAAGGCCGCGGCGACGCACAGTCTGGTGGAGAGAGGACCTGAGCGCGGCAGAGAGTAAGCAGCGCCGACAGGATGAGCCGCTTCCGCTGTTCAGAGCGAAGCGTCCTTCACTTTTCCTCCAACGCCgtcatcaggtcaaagttcagtCAGTCCAGGACTTTAAAACGTACTGAAAGCATCGCTGAGccacagtctcacagagctgctgagatGTCCGTCAGCTCTTTGACTTCTCATATATCTCATAAAATCTCAGAGAGCTGCATGTGTTGCACTCTTTCCCTCAGTCAGCGTCCGTCTCATAGCATGTGAGGATCCAGCTTGTGTCAGTAATACCATAAACTATGTAAAATCATCTCACGCTGCCTCGAGCTGAAGGCCGAGGTCCGTGCACACATGgctgacttttcctctgtgtaCTCGGACATGTTTGGCCGCTCCTGCTTCCCGTCGCTCTGCTGACACACAGATAACGTGAGTTTTAGCACAGCCAGTGCAGACAGCTGTCTCCTGTGTGAGACGGACGGTCAGTTCGTTCTGTCTAATCTTCATCACTTCCACATTCACACCCTCTCGTGTTGCAGGCCTCGTCACCGCGCTCCCTCTGGCCTGTTCGTAAGCATTTCGTGTgactgcagctgtttctgctaAACTTCTTTTCTCAGCTCATAACGCCACTTTTCCTCCACAGTCCAACCGAGTACTTCGGAGAGGACGTGTCAGCGGGAAAGTTGAAGATGTACCACCCAGATTTCATCCGTTACCtcagaaacaggtgagaggacgaACGAGTGAAGGTTTCAGAAAGCTGCAGATGAGATTAAAAGAGAGGCGGCGGCTGAAGGTGGAGAGCGCTGCAGAGGGACGTTCCCACAGTGACCGTCCTCGTCCTCTGTGTCCACCTCACCTCAGCCTCCGCGTCTCTCAAACCTCAGACGTTTCATTTATATCATCTTTCTCTGCAGATTCCTTCGTTCTAATGCTCTGAAGACCAGATATAAGGACATCTACCGTCCGTCTACAGGAGCCGTGATGCTGCTGGCTGCGCTGCACACCTGCGACAAGGTAGAACACCGTAGTTCACGTTCCTGTCGCTGTGGGACGAGGCCACACTCGCCTGATTAGTGTGAGAATGTCTCGGCTCCTGGCGGCCTTGAATCGGTGCCGACAGTGAGTCACGGCGCAGCTCTGTAACAGCGAGGAAACTGTGCCAGCTGTACCATCTCTGGATCAGATGGCACAGATTCCTTCAGGTCGTGTCATCGCCGTCAGAACCTGTTCTTCAGCCTGTCTGCGGCGGGCTGAACTTTAGCTGAGCAGATACAGGCTGAGGGGTTCAAGTCAAAACATGAAACGCTCATAAAAGCTGTTAGGACGACAGAGTTTCGCAGCCTGACTGCAGCCTTTGTGCTTCTTGTCTTGATGAAGGTGAGCGCGTACGGCTTCATGACGCCAGACTACAAGAACTACTCTGACCACTACTACGACAGCAGCTACCACCTGGTGGGCTTCTTCATCAACCACGACCTGCGGATGGAAATGAGCCTGTGGCAGCAGCTGCACCAGGCGGGACTCATACGACTGTACATGCACAAGTGAATTCAGGTCAGGCAGAAATGACGTCATCCTGTTCCCAGCGTGGGAACGCCGCAGCAGGAAAAAGACGCCTTTTCCCAAAAATGAGCTCATGACTCTCTGAACTGAGCACAAAcaaaagagagcagcagaagtTTTCTCTTCATGAAGAAATCAAAGATTATTCTTTGCTGTGACTGATAAGGATGCAgattagttttatttatgtcgaaaaacaacattttatccTGCCTGAAAGCACGTTTTGGTGATTTGTGGCTCAAAATAGGTCCAGACTTTTAAAACCAGATGACAGCCGCGCTCTTGAATGAGTCCTCGTTTGGTCTTCAGAGAACTTTAATTTGACTGAATATCacaaacattcccatcagcaACTCCGCCAATaggaaaatgttagcatgctaacctgctaacCTCATACACTAAAGGTTTCACCTGCAACACACcggtatgttagcatgctaatgttagcattgaCTCCAAGCAGACAGCAGGCTTATTTATGAGGAGGAAGTTTCTGGAAATTAGCCGACTGCAGTTTGATTTTTATAGATTTTTATTGACCACGTCTGGTTCATTTTTCTGATTTCAGAGAACAGACTTTAATCTATCAGATCTGATCCCTGAGGTTAAAACCTCACAGCTGTTAGCGTGGCTAAAAGGTTAGCCTCCATACAACAACACATAAAGGTCTACTTTAGCCCAGTTTACTCGTTTTGACCTGCGAATCACCAGAAGCGTGTTTATGGGATGACTGCAGAGCGCTTCGTACAATCAGTCTGTGGCTGAGTGCGAGTGGACTTATTGTTAGTGTGATCCAGCGTGCTGACAAGGGACAAGACTGCAATTGAGTTGGCCGCTTGCTTAAAATATCCCGTCTCCCGCCCTGAACAGCCGGTCAGACGCTGCTGGCAGTGGCCGCGGTCCGCTCCGCCATGCGCTCACATCTCGGCCGTCTGTGCTCGTTTTACTGTGGAAGCTATAGAAGTCACTGGGACAAACGTTTGAAGCTGAAAGTGATTTAGTTTGAGAGATTTaacttatttttcatttttgtaaacACACAAGTGTCCTTTTATTTTTACGAGGTGCCACACTGTGACGATCAGAGCGCTGCGTGGGCGCCGCTGGCCTCTCAGTGCCTTTAATGTGAAGCATGGATGACGCATCGTGACTGAGGCCAGGCGGCCGTTTCCATCACACTACTAACACCTGGACTCCTGAGCTGCGACCGTGAAGGGTCAAAGTTCACTCACATTTATTGTTTCCACTCCTTCGAGCCGGGCTGAGGCATCACATCCTCAGTGACGCGTG includes:
- the st6galnac gene encoding alpha-N-acetylgalactosaminide alpha-2,6-sialyltransferase 2 isoform X1; protein product: MALLKRLGLGGLTVGSLLVVYVLCVNLERPLSWSIAPLRHFHGLTRGVSSGSRDSEEPLDRKSDGDLWTRPAPASTPHPRLTALQQHTRATHTPALKTQTAEQEAAEDSVADVSRSSSRSDGGVSTEGPTVRPPPPTQTAGPTEPPFIGDTYMSEDIPPQTVCPDGVRSQVANTEFGGRFLRHIPVLQWAQHATREQHQRLSQYPGAHGWGGVDYATLVETLSVLNSSANRQMLDDWKDGGNKSECIRCAVVGNGGILKDSERGTEIDGHHYVFRTNGAVIKGFERDVGSRTTHYTFSTNTLMNSMRSYRSVGYRGPPQSKETRYVFLPDHDRDYLLMKAAATHSLVERGPERGRDPTEYFGEDVSAGKLKMYHPDFIRYLRNRFLRSNALKTRYKDIYRPSTGAVMLLAALHTCDKVSAYGFMTPDYKNYSDHYYDSSYHLVGFFINHDLRMEMSLWQQLHQAGLIRLYMHK
- the st6galnac gene encoding alpha-N-acetylgalactosaminide alpha-2,6-sialyltransferase 2 isoform X2, which gives rise to MALLKRLGLGGLTVGSLLVVYVLCVNLERPLSWSIAPLRHFHGLTRGVSSGSRDSEEPLDRKSDGDLWTRPAPASTPHPRLTALQQHTRATHTPALKTQTAEQEAAEDSVADVSRSSSRSDGGVSTEGPTVRPPPPTQTAGPTEPPFIGDTYMSEDIPPQTVCPDGVRSQVANTEFGGRFLRHIPVLQWAQHATREQHQRLSQYPGAHGWGGVDYATLVETLSVLNSSANRQMLDDWKDGGNKSECIRCAVVGNGGILKDSERGTEIDGHHYVFRTNGAVIKGFERDVGSRTTHYTFSTNTLMNSMRSYRSVGYRGPPQSKETRYVFLPDHDRDYLLMKAAATHSLVERGPERGRDPTEYFGEDVSAGKLKMYHPDFIRYLRNRFLRSNALKTRYKDIYRPSTGAVMLLAALHTCDKVSAYGFMTPDYKNYSDHYYDSSYHLVGFFINHDLRMEMSLWQQLHQAGLIRLYMHK